In Roseiconus lacunae, a genomic segment contains:
- the tkt gene encoding transketolase — protein sequence MSVASTDIDTLAVDTIRTLSMDAVQTANSGHPGTPMALAPIAYQLFNHTMQYDPSHPNWPNRDRFVLSCGHASMLLYSVLHLAGVKATDKDGNVLDELSIKLDDIKNFRQIGSVCAGHPEYAEAAGIETTTGPLGAGVSNSVGMAMAQKWLAETYNTDDHKLFDYNVYALCSDGDLMEGVACEAASLGGHLKLDNLCWIYDDNKITIEGDTDISFSEDVGKRFEGLGWNVIHVSDVNTLSNLADAIEQFKACKDKPTIIICKTVIAWGSPNKANTHGAHGAPLGWDEVELTKKAYGFPPEEKFHIPEGVVEHFDNNLGKRGESDYSQWDSVWSSYKAANPKQAAELEAVFSGKLPAGWDADIPVFEASEKGDATRNSSGKVLNAIAKNVPFMIGGSADLAPSNKSDLKFEGAGEFLPGSYGGRNLHFGIREHAMAGAVNGLCLSGLRGYAATFFVFTDYMRGGMRLSSIMHQPTLYILTHDSIGVGEDGPTHQPIEHLTACRAIPGLNVFRPGDANEVAECYRTAMLISDHPAAMVLSRQNMPTLCRTKYASAEGCAKGGYILSDCEGTPDVILMGSGSELNLCVTAAEKLTEAGKKVRIVSMPCLDLFAAQSSEYQNQVLPPEVTKRVAVEAGLRMSWDRWLGFEGKFIGMDGYGASGPYALVYEHFGITAEAVVKAAGG from the coding sequence ATGAGTGTTGCATCGACCGATATCGATACCCTTGCCGTCGACACCATCCGTACGCTCAGTATGGACGCGGTTCAGACTGCTAACAGCGGTCACCCTGGCACGCCCATGGCGCTGGCGCCGATCGCGTATCAACTGTTCAACCACACGATGCAATACGATCCGAGCCATCCAAACTGGCCTAATCGCGATCGCTTTGTTTTGTCATGCGGACACGCTTCGATGCTGTTGTACAGCGTCTTGCATTTGGCAGGTGTGAAAGCCACCGACAAGGATGGCAACGTCCTGGACGAATTGTCAATTAAGCTGGACGACATCAAGAACTTCCGTCAAATCGGAAGCGTTTGCGCGGGTCACCCCGAGTACGCCGAAGCCGCAGGTATCGAAACGACCACCGGCCCTCTGGGTGCTGGCGTCAGCAACAGCGTCGGGATGGCGATGGCTCAAAAGTGGCTGGCTGAAACCTACAATACCGACGACCACAAATTGTTTGATTACAACGTGTACGCGTTGTGCAGCGATGGCGACCTGATGGAAGGCGTCGCGTGCGAAGCGGCGTCGCTGGGCGGGCACCTCAAGCTAGACAACCTTTGCTGGATCTACGACGACAACAAAATCACCATCGAAGGCGACACGGATATCTCGTTCTCCGAAGACGTTGGCAAACGCTTCGAAGGCTTGGGCTGGAACGTCATTCACGTTTCTGACGTCAACACCCTCTCGAACCTTGCCGACGCGATTGAACAGTTCAAGGCCTGCAAGGACAAGCCAACCATCATCATCTGTAAAACGGTGATCGCTTGGGGCTCGCCTAACAAGGCCAATACACATGGAGCGCACGGTGCTCCACTGGGTTGGGACGAAGTCGAATTGACCAAGAAGGCATACGGCTTCCCACCGGAAGAGAAGTTCCATATCCCCGAGGGAGTTGTCGAGCACTTTGATAACAACTTGGGCAAACGCGGTGAGAGCGATTACTCGCAATGGGACTCGGTCTGGTCGTCTTACAAAGCCGCCAACCCGAAGCAAGCGGCCGAACTGGAAGCCGTCTTCTCCGGCAAACTTCCCGCCGGCTGGGACGCAGACATTCCCGTCTTCGAAGCCTCCGAAAAGGGCGATGCGACACGAAACAGCAGCGGCAAGGTTCTCAACGCAATCGCGAAGAACGTTCCTTTCATGATCGGTGGTTCTGCCGACTTGGCCCCGAGTAACAAGAGCGATCTGAAGTTCGAAGGCGCCGGCGAATTCTTGCCGGGCAGCTACGGCGGTCGCAACCTGCACTTCGGAATCCGCGAACACGCGATGGCCGGTGCCGTCAATGGGCTCTGCTTGTCAGGCCTACGCGGCTACGCGGCGACGTTCTTTGTCTTCACCGACTACATGCGTGGTGGCATGCGATTGTCTTCGATCATGCACCAGCCCACGCTGTACATCCTGACGCACGACTCGATCGGCGTCGGCGAAGACGGACCGACGCACCAACCGATCGAACACCTGACGGCTTGCCGCGCCATCCCCGGACTGAACGTATTCCGTCCCGGCGACGCTAACGAAGTCGCCGAATGCTACCGGACGGCAATGCTCATCAGTGACCACCCCGCCGCGATGGTTCTTTCCCGTCAAAACATGCCGACCTTGTGCCGAACCAAGTACGCATCGGCCGAAGGCTGTGCCAAAGGCGGCTACATCCTATCGGACTGCGAAGGCACTCCCGATGTGATCTTGATGGGCAGCGGCAGCGAGCTGAACCTTTGCGTCACTGCGGCTGAGAAACTGACCGAAGCCGGCAAGAAAGTCCGCATCGTCAGCATGCCTTGCTTGGACCTGTTCGCCGCACAAAGCAGCGAGTATCAAAACCAAGTTTTGCCACCCGAGGTCACGAAGCGTGTCGCCGTAGAAGCGGGCCTACGAATGAGCTGGGATCGCTGGCTGGGATTCGAAGGCAAGTTCATCGGCATGGACGGCTACGGTGCCAGTGGCCCCTACGCGTTGGTTTATGAGCACTTCGGCATCACCGCCGAAGCAGTTGTCAAAGCGGCCGGCGGCTGA
- a CDS encoding class I SAM-dependent methyltransferase, whose amino-acid sequence MSESAPINHAASAKGRLSDLRVLWHLMLHPVKGRTHEDRLESFYGGQAGDYDSFRERLLHGRDDVLEHLQFSPGMSWVDMGAGTGRNVLQVADRLTDLKQVLLVDLSQSMLNVAGEKLKERRIENASCLHADATMLNLPAESVDIVTFFYSLTMIPNWFAAIELAHRILKPGGTIAVADFYVSRKYPDVGHRRHSSLARLFWTNWFSADGVYLSSDHPAMLEHYFQVGSFSERFGKVPYMPLIRAPYYTFIGRKAEAAS is encoded by the coding sequence GTGAGCGAATCGGCACCGATCAATCACGCCGCATCGGCGAAGGGGCGACTTTCGGACCTGCGTGTGCTCTGGCATTTGATGCTGCACCCGGTCAAAGGCAGGACGCACGAAGACCGCCTAGAGAGCTTCTACGGAGGCCAGGCCGGCGATTACGACTCCTTTCGGGAGCGGTTGCTACACGGCCGAGATGATGTGCTCGAACACCTTCAATTCAGCCCGGGCATGTCATGGGTGGATATGGGTGCCGGCACCGGTCGCAATGTGTTGCAAGTGGCCGATCGATTGACGGACCTCAAGCAAGTCTTGCTCGTCGATTTATCGCAATCGATGCTAAACGTCGCCGGCGAAAAACTGAAGGAGCGCCGAATCGAAAACGCGTCCTGCTTGCATGCCGATGCGACGATGCTGAATCTTCCAGCCGAAAGCGTTGATATCGTGACGTTCTTTTATTCACTCACTATGATCCCAAACTGGTTTGCGGCGATCGAGTTAGCACATCGCATTCTCAAGCCCGGTGGTACGATCGCGGTCGCAGACTTTTATGTGTCTCGGAAGTACCCTGACGTGGGACATCGCAGACACTCGTCCTTGGCGCGACTGTTTTGGACCAACTGGTTTTCGGCGGACGGAGTTTATCTCAGTTCGGATCACCCGGCGATGTTGGAACACTATTTTCAAGTGGGCAGTTTCAGCGAGCGATTCGGCAAGGTTCCTTACATGCCTTTGATTCGCGCGCCGTACTACACTTTCATTGGACGAAAGGCCGAGGCGGCTTCCTGA
- a CDS encoding ExbD/TolR family protein — MRLPASRATGELEVKMTPMIDVVFLLLIFFVWTSSFETPEFDLPGAIAEKPEGGSAANTDAPPPVEPFDEIIIRLLHRDGLVKIELAGDPVGSFEELRERLTQIIELGVQPPVIIDPEGAVQMEQAVKAYDVARSAGADRVLYATAAR; from the coding sequence ATGCGATTGCCCGCCTCTCGTGCGACCGGTGAATTGGAAGTCAAGATGACGCCGATGATCGACGTCGTATTCTTGCTGTTGATCTTCTTCGTTTGGACCAGCAGCTTCGAAACACCCGAGTTCGATTTGCCGGGTGCGATCGCGGAAAAACCCGAGGGCGGCAGTGCGGCAAATACCGACGCGCCGCCTCCGGTCGAACCCTTCGATGAAATCATCATCCGCCTGCTCCACCGTGACGGATTGGTGAAAATCGAATTGGCCGGTGACCCAGTCGGTTCATTCGAAGAGCTACGAGAACGCTTGACGCAAATCATTGAGCTTGGCGTCCAACCTCCAGTCATCATTGACCCGGAAGGCGCCGTCCAAATGGAGCAAGCGGTCAAAGCCTATGACGTGGCCCGGTCTGCCGGCGCCGATCGAGTGCTGTATGCCACCGCAGCACGCTAA
- a CDS encoding serine/threonine protein kinase — protein MPRSRLGPLAIESKLGDHPSTSSVWRAIHVQQKKAVAVKVFSAPFGGTPEARQAFADEWERLKLLSHPGLARCYGGGFEDADAYLAYELIEGETLATQIERNGRLSWENALEVGQAIAEALEYLHSQNVSHGAIVPDKIVVAGFAPVLVDLRLDRFGSPFRTSRPPSLDLVARQAPELAAPGVAGAADQCTPASDLYAFGALLYHAITGRLPIQGDSIEQVRAAVQSEIPESPASIVLQCPVWFDKLIMQLLEKDPVNRPPSATAVKLQLAEVRKRSLSRAGVAEHVSSGFSPLQVTNQQDKDEARKLLGRDVVDLKAIEEDDDEIPDATVWHDQPWFLIGGLVAILILLAYVAWPASEATLRKQAENLIAIDTRSALAEAESHPLRQLIVRFPDSPNAEWAQQQIDRINVIQFLHQLKVKIKNNLPIKNQGELLHKQAQAYENNGDFAEAIDKYRSMVTVLGEDAEYETAVNAARYKIAILKDQAGKDSDARKIVQNRLDEADQFLAEGRVVEARNIWYSLVELYGDNSDLKPLIDVAQSKLADKLQE, from the coding sequence GGTATGGCGTGCGATCCATGTGCAGCAAAAAAAAGCCGTTGCGGTAAAGGTATTCAGTGCCCCCTTTGGTGGTACCCCCGAAGCCCGGCAAGCGTTTGCCGACGAATGGGAACGACTAAAACTGCTTTCCCATCCGGGGCTGGCACGCTGCTATGGCGGCGGATTCGAAGATGCCGACGCATACCTCGCCTACGAATTGATCGAGGGCGAAACGCTGGCCACGCAAATCGAACGCAACGGTCGATTGAGTTGGGAGAATGCCCTGGAGGTCGGCCAAGCGATCGCCGAAGCGCTCGAGTACCTGCACAGCCAAAACGTTTCGCACGGGGCAATCGTTCCCGACAAAATCGTCGTCGCGGGCTTCGCACCGGTGTTGGTCGATCTGCGTCTGGATCGCTTTGGTTCCCCCTTTCGCACCTCACGTCCGCCAAGCCTGGATCTAGTCGCCCGACAAGCCCCCGAACTTGCCGCACCGGGTGTCGCCGGCGCCGCCGATCAATGCACCCCGGCGTCCGACCTGTATGCGTTCGGTGCGCTGTTATATCACGCCATCACCGGACGCCTTCCTATCCAAGGCGACTCGATCGAACAAGTTCGCGCCGCGGTGCAGTCCGAGATTCCCGAGTCACCGGCGAGCATCGTTCTGCAGTGTCCCGTCTGGTTTGACAAACTGATCATGCAGTTACTCGAGAAAGATCCGGTCAATCGACCGCCATCGGCAACGGCAGTCAAGCTGCAGTTGGCCGAGGTTCGGAAACGATCGCTCTCACGAGCCGGGGTGGCCGAACACGTCAGCAGCGGATTCAGTCCGCTGCAGGTGACCAACCAGCAAGATAAGGATGAAGCACGCAAGCTACTCGGTCGGGATGTCGTCGACCTGAAAGCGATCGAGGAAGACGACGACGAGATCCCCGACGCTACGGTTTGGCATGACCAGCCTTGGTTTTTGATCGGTGGCCTAGTTGCGATCTTAATCCTGCTGGCCTACGTCGCATGGCCGGCCAGTGAAGCCACGCTACGCAAACAAGCGGAAAATTTAATCGCGATCGACACGCGCTCGGCGCTTGCCGAAGCGGAAAGTCATCCACTGCGTCAATTAATCGTTCGCTTTCCCGATAGCCCCAACGCCGAATGGGCTCAACAGCAGATCGATCGGATCAACGTGATTCAGTTTCTGCATCAGTTGAAAGTGAAAATTAAAAATAACCTCCCGATCAAAAACCAAGGCGAACTGCTACATAAGCAAGCCCAAGCGTATGAAAACAATGGCGACTTTGCCGAAGCGATCGACAAGTACCGCAGCATGGTAACGGTCCTGGGCGAAGATGCGGAATACGAAACCGCCGTCAACGCCGCTCGCTATAAGATCGCGATCCTGAAGGACCAGGCCGGCAAGGACAGCGATGCCCGTAAGATCGTGCAAAATCGATTGGATGAAGCCGATCAATTTCTGGCCGAAGGACGCGTGGTCGAAGCACGAAATATTTGGTACAGCCTTGTCGAACTATACGGCGACAATTCGGACCTAAAACCGCTGATCGACGTCGCCCAATCCAAGCTTGCCGACAAACTTCAAGAGTAA
- a CDS encoding ExbD/TolR family protein: MKVPNQQHRPFTGANMTPMIDVVFLLIIFFLVSSHLARQESRLPVELPVAESHAPLDLEPVSMTVTINQDQQILIGGTPIAIEALRPLLLEIRNRDGSAASLRVRTDAVVPYQVVEPVLHAAAIAGVLDIKLAVKDPR; encoded by the coding sequence TTGAAAGTTCCCAATCAGCAGCATCGACCGTTTACCGGGGCGAACATGACGCCGATGATCGACGTCGTGTTCCTGCTGATTATCTTCTTTCTGGTTTCAAGCCATTTAGCGCGACAAGAATCTCGGCTGCCAGTTGAATTACCGGTGGCCGAAAGTCACGCACCTCTCGATCTCGAACCGGTTTCGATGACCGTGACCATCAATCAAGATCAACAGATCCTGATCGGTGGAACGCCCATCGCGATCGAAGCCCTGCGGCCTCTGCTTCTCGAGATTCGCAATCGTGACGGCAGTGCTGCGTCGTTGCGTGTTCGTACCGATGCCGTCGTGCCGTATCAGGTCGTCGAACCCGTGCTGCACGCCGCCGCCATTGCCGGAGTCTTGGACATCAAACTAGCCGTGAAAGACCCGAGGTAG
- a CDS encoding methyltransferase: MTSDTATVDSIATSNPGTRVERSATAPRNPHHSPAEYSSFVSVCRGFIRYHARPLNVALHCLTTPMAIIGVYLMVSWIHPVAMISIAIAHTVWIAALAPLSLSLVSAILIAAMATVGWLVPDQPVLGLVLLAVGFLGQEAAHWVTGEATFQSSYRSSNGWIKEFVDHTILLLPLLIISATRRKSCPLRIVVARQAVLTTKLCPDQYRRDFDLLLDWVRKRTPTLESSTHWWQHDLDGEAGEAFSRLSENPQLMRTIERFHGTGYEVKPALGMNEVYVTGPPKKVSSDTVFYMGHVDGPWSVYPGASLYRCMLALNENLEVTTHYPMAGLSARQPVSYRLEYGDAAMFDFNRELHYITREHNTEQREPRINLKLHFVAYPKTCRKYGGMLEWLTTTYDIKARALFLQTIDPNSWTAAIKARWVLAWTKIFELTVQHIGWTNLFYVVLIGLLSVVVGLISHSAGVACFAAATSFVHYAIYIGTLHERRNIAFARFRRDAMFFKSLSMSQLLLLCGWTAFGGRSHGGGLLQTQEILAACGIVGGFSLAGWAAKVLGMTRTLYSSELGLEPPARIAKAPFGVISHPMIVGAVIAIASTALIEEFRTEFGWLIVGHLVCYAIVLLQEIVVYRQLAQTQRSK, from the coding sequence ATGACATCTGATACAGCGACCGTCGATTCCATCGCGACGTCGAATCCCGGCACACGCGTCGAACGCTCCGCGACCGCACCTCGAAACCCTCATCATTCACCGGCTGAGTATTCTTCGTTCGTAAGCGTTTGTCGAGGTTTCATCCGCTATCATGCTCGCCCGTTGAATGTGGCGTTACATTGCCTCACCACGCCGATGGCGATCATCGGCGTGTACCTGATGGTTAGCTGGATTCATCCAGTCGCGATGATTTCGATCGCGATCGCCCATACGGTTTGGATCGCGGCTCTGGCCCCCCTAAGTTTGTCTTTAGTCAGTGCAATCTTGATCGCGGCGATGGCGACCGTCGGTTGGCTTGTTCCCGACCAACCGGTCCTAGGCTTGGTCTTGCTGGCCGTCGGCTTTCTCGGTCAAGAAGCGGCACATTGGGTTACCGGTGAAGCGACCTTCCAAAGCAGTTACCGATCGTCGAACGGTTGGATTAAAGAATTCGTCGATCATACGATTTTGTTGCTTCCCCTGTTGATCATCTCGGCGACACGTCGAAAGAGTTGCCCGCTGCGAATCGTGGTCGCGCGCCAGGCGGTCCTCACAACAAAGCTTTGTCCGGATCAGTACCGACGCGACTTCGATCTTCTGCTCGATTGGGTTCGGAAGCGAACGCCGACTTTGGAATCGAGCACGCACTGGTGGCAGCACGACCTCGACGGCGAAGCCGGTGAAGCGTTCTCGCGATTAAGCGAGAACCCACAGTTGATGCGCACCATCGAACGCTTTCATGGTACCGGCTACGAAGTTAAACCGGCACTCGGAATGAACGAAGTCTATGTGACCGGCCCCCCCAAGAAAGTCTCCTCCGATACCGTGTTCTACATGGGGCACGTCGACGGACCATGGTCCGTCTACCCCGGGGCATCGCTCTATCGTTGCATGCTGGCACTTAACGAAAACTTAGAAGTGACGACGCACTATCCGATGGCAGGACTTTCAGCACGGCAACCGGTCAGCTATCGCTTGGAATACGGGGATGCGGCGATGTTTGACTTTAATCGAGAACTGCACTACATCACCCGCGAGCACAATACGGAACAACGCGAACCACGGATCAACCTGAAGTTGCACTTCGTCGCCTATCCAAAAACATGTCGCAAATACGGCGGCATGCTCGAATGGTTGACGACAACCTACGACATCAAAGCGCGGGCGTTGTTCCTTCAGACCATTGATCCCAACAGTTGGACCGCGGCGATCAAAGCCCGCTGGGTCCTCGCATGGACAAAAATCTTTGAGTTGACGGTCCAACACATCGGATGGACCAATCTGTTTTACGTCGTCCTAATCGGATTGCTTTCGGTTGTCGTTGGCTTGATTTCGCACTCGGCAGGCGTGGCATGTTTTGCCGCCGCAACCAGCTTTGTGCACTATGCGATCTATATTGGCACGTTGCACGAAAGACGAAACATCGCGTTCGCGCGGTTTCGTCGCGACGCAATGTTCTTTAAATCGCTCTCCATGTCGCAACTGCTGCTGCTATGCGGCTGGACCGCGTTCGGCGGGAGATCACATGGCGGGGGTTTACTACAAACGCAAGAAATCCTTGCCGCTTGCGGAATCGTCGGCGGATTCTCGCTCGCCGGCTGGGCGGCGAAAGTGCTAGGCATGACGCGAACCCTTTATTCGTCCGAACTGGGGCTCGAACCTCCGGCACGAATCGCAAAGGCCCCGTTCGGAGTGATCTCGCATCCAATGATCGTCGGCGCGGTAATTGCGATCGCGTCGACCGCATTGATCGAAGAGTTCCGAACCGAGTTTGGCTGGCTGATCGTCGGACATTTGGTTTGTTACGCAATCGTGTTGCTTCAGGAAATCGTCGTCTACCGGCAATTGGCCCAAACTCAGCGGTCGAAGTGA
- a CDS encoding DUF3419 family protein, protein MIRNWIGQRCFSAIHGRNLVYNTCWEDPRLDREALQLTREDSVLVITSAGCNALDYALQDPQAVHAVDMNPLQNALLELKKAAIKSLQFDDFFQVFGRGFHTGWATLYRNQVRPHLTADVASIWDKRQNFFDGSGRRRSFYFRGTSGLFAWMINGYIDRPRGLREAVHEILKAETVEEQAKIYRDRGVEKMLFSRPMRWALRRDSVMAMLGVPRSQRLQLDRGYPGGIGKFIQDRIEHVFTRIPLHDNYFWRVYLTGSYARDCCPDYLTEAGFNSLANGLADRISTHTKTVESFLSSHDGLISRFVLLDHMDWLYEHHPQSLSAEWQRIIESATPEARILWRSAALEVDFVDPLVIAAEGRETRVGDLLRYQDDLANRLHQTDRVHTYGSFYIADLIGAAA, encoded by the coding sequence ATGATTCGAAATTGGATAGGACAACGTTGCTTTTCTGCGATCCATGGTCGCAATCTAGTCTACAACACTTGCTGGGAAGATCCGCGTCTCGATCGTGAAGCTTTGCAATTGACCCGCGAAGATTCGGTTCTCGTGATCACGTCGGCTGGATGCAACGCACTCGATTACGCACTGCAAGATCCTCAAGCGGTTCATGCGGTCGACATGAACCCGCTGCAAAACGCTCTGTTGGAACTTAAGAAGGCGGCGATCAAATCGCTGCAGTTCGACGACTTTTTCCAAGTATTCGGGCGAGGGTTTCACACCGGCTGGGCGACCTTATATCGCAATCAAGTACGCCCCCATTTGACTGCCGACGTCGCGTCGATCTGGGATAAACGTCAGAACTTCTTCGATGGAAGCGGCCGGCGAAGAAGTTTTTACTTTCGCGGTACCTCGGGATTATTTGCCTGGATGATCAACGGCTACATCGACCGCCCCCGTGGCCTACGTGAAGCCGTCCATGAAATCTTGAAGGCTGAAACAGTCGAGGAGCAAGCAAAAATCTATCGCGATCGTGGCGTCGAAAAGATGCTTTTCTCACGCCCGATGCGTTGGGCCCTACGGCGTGACAGTGTGATGGCGATGCTTGGCGTACCGCGAAGCCAGCGCCTGCAACTTGACCGTGGTTACCCGGGAGGGATCGGCAAGTTTATCCAGGATCGGATCGAACACGTCTTCACCCGGATTCCGCTTCACGACAACTACTTTTGGCGAGTTTACCTGACTGGCAGCTACGCGCGAGACTGCTGTCCGGACTATCTGACCGAAGCCGGTTTCAACTCCTTGGCGAATGGCTTGGCCGACCGCATCTCCACACACACCAAGACGGTCGAGTCGTTTTTAAGCTCACATGATGGTTTGATTTCACGGTTCGTCTTGCTCGACCATATGGACTGGTTGTACGAACATCATCCGCAATCACTGTCCGCCGAATGGCAACGCATTATCGAAAGTGCCACCCCCGAGGCTCGTATTCTTTGGCGCAGTGCGGCTCTTGAAGTTGACTTTGTCGACCCTTTGGTCATCGCGGCCGAAGGAAGGGAGACCCGCGTCGGGGATTTGCTGCGTTACCAAGATGACTTAGCCAACCGCTTGCATCAAACCGATCGCGTCCATACCTACGGCAGCTTCTACATCGCAGATCTAATTGGGGCAGCGGCGTGA
- a CDS encoding UDP-2,3-diacylglucosamine diphosphatase produces MRLETPAAIGDSPSTTAPTTAVLPNPATVPVSKAPVTAKPDSGPKSVRTLLVSDVHLGCKHARTEEFFKFITGYRPDDLYLIGDFIDAWKINSGWHWPEHCDRIIKHLVELVDQGTRIHYASGNHDSFLRGPAFRSLLPAGFPHVNIADEFVFETLHGYRMLVIHGDLFDLFETRAQWISKGSSAFYDACLSFNRWVQRRFLGDHRNPYGACAAIKGRVKRGVKFISRYERKIMNHASQKECDGVICGHIHTPMLKRSADSFYFNTGDWVENCTGIVEHHDGALQLVSRYGKHQTLELTQTPENRNLEQMEMSVA; encoded by the coding sequence ATGCGTTTAGAAACGCCGGCGGCGATTGGTGATTCCCCATCTACCACCGCGCCAACCACGGCCGTGTTACCGAATCCAGCGACGGTCCCGGTGTCAAAGGCGCCGGTCACGGCGAAGCCGGATTCGGGGCCAAAGTCCGTTCGCACGCTGCTCGTCAGCGATGTTCACCTGGGCTGCAAACATGCACGGACCGAAGAATTTTTCAAATTCATCACGGGCTATCGTCCGGATGATTTGTATCTGATCGGTGACTTCATCGACGCTTGGAAAATCAACTCCGGGTGGCACTGGCCGGAACATTGCGACCGAATCATCAAGCACCTTGTTGAACTGGTCGATCAAGGCACACGAATCCACTACGCATCGGGGAATCACGATTCGTTTTTAAGAGGGCCAGCATTCCGGTCGCTGCTCCCGGCAGGGTTTCCCCACGTCAACATTGCCGATGAGTTTGTCTTCGAAACTCTCCATGGCTACCGAATGCTTGTCATCCACGGTGACCTGTTTGATCTTTTCGAAACGCGTGCACAGTGGATCTCCAAGGGCAGTTCGGCGTTTTACGACGCCTGCCTCAGTTTCAACCGATGGGTGCAGCGTCGTTTCCTCGGCGACCACCGCAATCCCTACGGTGCCTGCGCGGCGATCAAAGGGCGTGTCAAACGGGGCGTCAAGTTTATCAGCCGTTATGAGCGCAAGATCATGAATCATGCCTCACAAAAAGAATGTGACGGAGTGATCTGCGGCCACATCCACACGCCGATGCTGAAGCGTTCGGCGGACTCGTTTTATTTTAATACCGGCGACTGGGTCGAGAACTGCACCGGAATTGTTGAGCATCATGATGGTGCGTTGCAGTTGGTCAGTCGCTACGGAAAGCACCAAACCCTGGAACTCACACAAACGCCCGAGAATCGGAACTTGGAGCAAATGGAGATGTCTGTCGCATGA
- a CDS encoding SGNH/GDSL hydrolase family protein: MVSPKEDSSVPSPSQGIRFIPLAIFILFVVAAIPSRAETLPESIEVRGDLSGSQTRFQSGSGTVAFMGGSITEMNGYRPMVVESLRRRFPETEFEFINAGISSTCSHTGAFRLERDVLSKQPDLLLVEFAVNDDQDAAHSYQDALRGMEGIIRAARLRRPQMDILMVHFVNESMLETTRQRKTPVSIAAHSAVADHYGVSTCNVAVELAKQIESGDMTWEVYGGVHPKQPGNRVAADLVDRVFDELKFDSDPPDRSKHVLADRSGAGRREVPAALDPHSFFAGRFLAHDSVELAAGWDWTRPDWSAIPGSFRSRYADRDLLVSGQPGAVCEFQFEGQAFGVFVLAGPDAGIVEYSVDGGPWKTRDLYHRYSRGLHYPRTIVLESGLPNETHQVRLRVSKQKNDASTGHAIRILEVTAS; encoded by the coding sequence ATGGTTTCCCCGAAAGAAGACAGTAGCGTGCCTTCGCCTTCCCAAGGCATTCGATTTATCCCGCTTGCGATCTTCATCCTGTTTGTCGTCGCCGCGATACCTTCGAGAGCAGAGACCCTTCCGGAGTCGATTGAGGTTCGCGGAGATTTGAGCGGTAGCCAAACACGATTCCAATCTGGATCCGGTACGGTCGCGTTCATGGGTGGTTCGATTACCGAAATGAACGGCTATCGGCCGATGGTGGTGGAATCGCTGCGGCGGCGATTCCCCGAGACTGAATTTGAATTTATCAACGCGGGGATCTCGTCAACTTGTTCGCACACCGGTGCGTTTCGGTTGGAGCGAGATGTGCTATCGAAGCAGCCGGACTTGCTGTTGGTCGAATTCGCGGTCAACGACGATCAGGATGCGGCGCACTCGTATCAAGATGCACTTCGCGGTATGGAAGGGATCATACGGGCGGCAAGGTTGAGGCGACCGCAAATGGATATCCTGATGGTACATTTCGTCAACGAATCGATGCTCGAGACGACTCGCCAGCGAAAAACTCCCGTCAGCATCGCAGCGCACTCCGCCGTAGCCGACCACTACGGCGTCTCGACGTGCAACGTGGCGGTCGAACTGGCCAAACAAATCGAATCCGGGGACATGACCTGGGAAGTTTATGGTGGTGTTCATCCAAAGCAACCTGGCAACCGAGTGGCCGCCGATCTCGTGGATCGAGTCTTTGATGAATTGAAGTTTGACTCCGATCCGCCCGATCGATCAAAACACGTGCTTGCCGACCGATCCGGCGCGGGGCGACGGGAAGTTCCTGCGGCGCTGGACCCTCATAGCTTCTTTGCCGGACGGTTCCTTGCCCACGATTCGGTTGAATTGGCCGCAGGCTGGGATTGGACGCGTCCGGATTGGTCCGCAATACCCGGTAGTTTTCGTTCTCGCTATGCCGATCGCGACCTGCTGGTATCCGGTCAACCTGGCGCGGTCTGCGAGTTCCAGTTCGAAGGCCAAGCGTTTGGAGTATTTGTGTTAGCTGGCCCGGATGCCGGCATCGTGGAATATTCCGTTGACGGTGGCCCGTGGAAAACACGCGATCTGTATCACCGTTATAGCCGCGGGCTGCATTATCCGAGAACGATCGTTTTGGAGTCCGGTCTGCCAAATGAAACGCACCAAGTCCGGCTCCGTGTATCAAAGCAGAAGAACGATGCGAGTACCGGGCACGCGATTCGTATTTTGGAAGTGACCGCGTCTTAA